The sequence below is a genomic window from Geothermobacter hydrogeniphilus.
GGCCGCCAGGATGATTTTTTTCAAAAAGATGGGAGCCTTTTCACCGCCGTAACGGGTTTTCCAGTCATAAATGCCCGAAGCCAGCGAAACCGGCACCGTCAGCACTGTCAGCAGGAGCAGCCAGAAGACAGCCTCGGCCAACGCCGGCCGTGCCGTGACCCAGAACAGCAGTAGAAAAACCCACAGCGCCGGCACCAGTCCATTGGGAAAATGAGCCATCACCGCGTGCAGGCGGAAAGTATGCCAGAGATCATGGATCAGGTTCGCCGGTTGCGCCTCCAGCGGAATGAACTGGTCCCGGCCGGCACCACAGACCGGGCAGATCTCCGGCAGCTCCGAACCTTCATGGATATAACCGCAGACGATGCACTTCCATTGTTGCTTGGCCATTGACAGATACCTTCATCGGGGATCG
It includes:
- a CDS encoding rubredoxin-like domain-containing protein, whose protein sequence is MAKQQWKCIVCGYIHEGSELPEICPVCGAGRDQFIPLEAQPANLIHDLWHTFRLHAVMAHFPNGLVPALWVFLLLFWVTARPALAEAVFWLLLLTVLTVPVSLASGIYDWKTRYGGEKAPIFLKKIILAAVLFVAGCGALFLHFAHPELPAGGGVAAFLYLFCLAVMMACAVLLGHYGGKLVFHWKTRR